In Asterias rubens chromosome 15, eAstRub1.3, whole genome shotgun sequence, a genomic segment contains:
- the LOC117299870 gene encoding cytochrome b ascorbate-dependent protein 3-like, which produces MSGAFYPLVLASQVAVVTVLILAGYWTGHFLGGFAWDGSAQEFNLHPLLMILGLVFFYGDAILMYRIFRKENKTVVKIIHVLMQSFALICGGIALKAVFRYHNNAGIPNMYTLHSWIGLPTYIMFGLQYIGGFVSFLFPKLSERGRATMLPFHKYFGVALLGMVCATAISGINNKLFFALPNTSDTPYNSLPAQAHVGNFLGIAIIVYCLIVGFLVTFDEFKREEVINPEKLPLAHAEMKQFKTMDPTDTTGDQEVK; this is translated from the exons ATGTCAGGAGCTTTCTACCCCCTGGTCCTGGCCTCTCAGGTCGCCGTAGTCACTGTCCTGATCCTGGCCGGCTACTGGACAGGTCATTTCCTTGGAGGCTTTGCCTGGGATGGATCAGCGCAGGAGTTTAATCTCCACCCACTGCTGATGATTCTTGGGCTTGTCTTCTTCTACGGAGATG CCATCTTGATGTACCGAATCTTCCGCAAGGAGAACAAGACAGTGGTGAAGATAATCCATGTGTTGATGCAGTCCTTTGCACTCATCTGTGGAGGCATCGCCCTAAAGGCAGTGTTCCGCTACCACAACAATGCAGGCATCCCTAACATGTACACGCTTCACAGTTGGATTGGCCTACCAACTTACATCATGTTCGGCTTACAG TATATAGGTGGTTTTGTCTCATTTCTATTCCCCAAGCTGAGTGAGAGGGGAAGAGCCACCATGTTGCCCTTCCACAAGTATTTTGGAGTCGCCCTCCTAGGGATGGTGTGTGCCACCGCAATAAGTGGAATCAACAACAAGCTCTTCTTTGCTTTACC GAATACAAGTGATACTCCATACAACAGCCTCCCTGCACAAGCCCATGTTGGTAACTTCCTTGGCATTGCCATCATAGTCTACTGCCTCATTGTTGGCTTCCTGGTCACCTTTGATGAGTTCAAGAGAGAGGAGGTCATTAACCCAGAAAAGCTACCCCTAGCCCACGCAGAGATGAAACAGTTCAAGACAATGGATCCTACAGACACAACAGGTGATCAAGAGGTCAAATAG